The following coding sequences are from one Cyanobium sp. AMD-g window:
- a CDS encoding efflux RND transporter periplasmic adaptor subunit, which yields MDSATATPPALLSALRRTRWGPPIAIAAAAAGLAIAVAVSRQPRPQVQRPLPVAVVTAQPVSRFLTSRDYTGEVVAGRSSSLGFELPGTLERVLVEEGDRVVAGQPLAHLDRRRLRAQRQQSLAQRDVAVAAVEEVRQQLILAELQRDRRRRLHAQGAISREDLDQQIHGSAALRSRLVQAEAQVDDAEARLRQIDVDLARSVLVAPFTGTVSRRRLDEGVVVSGGQALITLVEAAPLEVRVGVPPDAARDLRPGQRHPVRVGDRRLRASVSALLPELDAGSRTATVVLRLPAEDLPVGATARLSLRHSETGAGFWLPTTALVAAERGLWSVYVLGPAGPSPEQGRQVVRRLVDPLHTEGDRSLVRGTLRPGDQVIAAGTHRVVPGVRVTEAP from the coding sequence ATGGATTCCGCCACCGCGACGCCCCCAGCGCTGCTGAGCGCCCTGCGACGGACCCGCTGGGGGCCACCGATCGCGATCGCCGCGGCCGCCGCCGGCCTCGCGATTGCCGTGGCGGTGTCCCGGCAGCCCCGCCCCCAGGTCCAGCGCCCCCTGCCGGTGGCGGTGGTGACCGCCCAGCCGGTGAGCCGGTTCCTCACCAGCCGCGACTACACCGGCGAGGTGGTGGCCGGCCGCAGCAGCAGCCTCGGCTTCGAGCTGCCAGGCACCCTGGAGCGGGTGCTGGTGGAGGAGGGGGACCGGGTGGTGGCCGGCCAGCCCCTGGCCCACCTCGACCGCCGCCGGCTCCGGGCCCAGCGCCAGCAGTCGCTGGCCCAGCGGGATGTGGCGGTGGCCGCCGTGGAGGAGGTGCGTCAGCAACTGATCCTGGCCGAACTGCAGCGCGACCGCCGCCGGCGGCTCCATGCCCAGGGGGCGATCTCCCGCGAGGACCTCGACCAGCAGATCCATGGCAGCGCCGCCCTGCGCAGCCGGCTCGTCCAGGCCGAAGCCCAGGTGGACGACGCCGAGGCCCGCCTGCGCCAGATCGATGTCGACCTGGCCCGCAGCGTGCTGGTGGCCCCCTTCACCGGCACGGTGAGCCGGCGGCGGCTCGATGAGGGCGTGGTGGTGAGCGGCGGCCAGGCGCTGATCACCCTGGTGGAGGCGGCCCCTTTGGAGGTGCGGGTGGGGGTGCCCCCCGACGCCGCCCGGGACCTGCGGCCGGGGCAGCGCCACCCGGTGCGGGTGGGGGATCGGCGCCTGCGGGCCAGCGTCAGCGCCCTGCTGCCGGAGCTCGATGCCGGCAGCCGCACCGCCACGGTGGTGCTGAGGCTGCCGGCCGAGGATCTGCCGGTGGGGGCCACGGCCCGCCTCAGCCTGCGGCACAGCGAGACGGGCGCCGGCTTCTGGCTGCCCACCACCGCCCTGGTGGCCGCCGAACGGGGCCTCTGGTCGGTGTACGTGCTGGGCCCCGCCGGCCCCTCGCCGGAGCAGGGCCGCCAGGTGGTCCGGCGCCTGGTGGACCCCCTGCACACCGAGGGCGACCGCTCCCTCGTCCGCGGCACCCTGCGCCCCGGCGACCAGGTGATCGCCGCCGGCACCCACCGGGTCGTGCCCGGGGTCCGGGTCACGGAGGCGCCCTGA
- a CDS encoding PadR family transcriptional regulator yields the protein MALAHTILTVLCEKDASGYDISKQFEETMACYWTASQQQIYRELARIEANGWVRCQVVPQQGKPDRKVYAITEAGRRELSQWAAEPAQPTPIREDLLVKVLGGPYADPAQLLAEVRRRRAVHAGQLASYREKESLFHSHPALPLQEQYRYLTLRRGILFEQEWIRWCDEVIAFLEGQPLDPEG from the coding sequence ATGGCCCTGGCGCACACGATCCTCACCGTGCTCTGCGAGAAGGACGCCAGCGGCTACGACATCAGCAAGCAGTTCGAGGAGACGATGGCCTGCTACTGGACCGCCAGCCAGCAGCAGATCTACCGGGAGCTGGCCCGGATCGAGGCGAACGGCTGGGTCCGCTGCCAGGTGGTGCCCCAGCAGGGCAAACCGGACCGCAAGGTGTACGCCATCACCGAGGCGGGCCGGCGGGAGCTCAGCCAGTGGGCCGCCGAGCCCGCCCAGCCCACCCCGATCCGCGAGGACCTGCTGGTGAAGGTGCTCGGCGGCCCCTACGCCGATCCCGCCCAGTTGCTGGCGGAGGTGCGCCGCCGCCGCGCCGTCCATGCCGGCCAGCTCGCCTCCTATCGGGAGAAGGAGTCCCTGTTCCACAGCCATCCGGCCCTGCCGCTGCAGGAGCAGTACCGCTATCTCACCCTGCGGCGGGGCATCCTGTTCGAGCAGGAATGGATCCGCTGGTGCGATGAGGTGATCGCCTTTCTGGAGGGGCAGCCACTGGATCCCGAAGGCTGA
- a CDS encoding serine hydrolase has translation MDRRWFAPQARRVLGALLAGCLGGAGPVRAGTADGAPPATSPQAAGILRIVRQRMADDHLRAVIVRVTIDGKEVVTEALGESMTGVPATEDMHVRNGAIAISYVATLLLQLVDENRVSLDDKLARWLPEIPNAERVTLGQLARMTSGYRDYVIGNAAFEQTVLENPFRQFSVQDLLAYADLKTLWYEPGTSWNYAHTNYVLLGLALERITGRTMPVLMQERIFGPLKLRNTRDPGGTPAIAPPVLHAFSSERRQSLGIPAGTRFYEESTYWNPSWTITRGAVQFTTIHDMATSAEAIGTGRLLSPQSHRLQIAPTLRGFGRPIEGCATCTTLNDFYTYGIGIVLSGPWLLQNPLFSGQAGVMAYLPSRKIAVAVAVTFDEAAFDASGGYCNAADDIFRAIGAHLAPQDAPPVRAPARERC, from the coding sequence GTGGATCGTCGCTGGTTCGCCCCACAGGCACGAAGGGTCCTCGGTGCCCTCCTGGCGGGTTGCCTGGGCGGAGCGGGCCCCGTCCGGGCCGGGACCGCCGACGGGGCCCCGCCGGCGACCTCACCCCAGGCGGCCGGCATCCTGCGGATCGTTCGTCAGCGCATGGCCGACGACCACCTGAGGGCGGTGATCGTGCGCGTCACGATCGACGGCAAGGAGGTGGTCACCGAGGCGCTGGGCGAATCGATGACGGGCGTTCCCGCCACTGAGGACATGCACGTCCGCAACGGTGCGATCGCCATCTCCTACGTGGCGACGCTGCTGCTGCAACTGGTCGACGAGAACAGGGTGAGCCTCGACGACAAGCTCGCGAGGTGGCTGCCGGAGATCCCGAATGCGGAGCGGGTCACGCTCGGCCAGCTCGCCCGGATGACCTCCGGCTACCGCGACTACGTGATCGGCAATGCCGCGTTCGAACAGACTGTGCTCGAGAACCCGTTCCGGCAGTTCTCCGTGCAGGACCTGCTCGCCTACGCGGACCTGAAGACGCTCTGGTACGAGCCCGGCACGAGCTGGAACTACGCCCACACGAACTACGTCCTGCTGGGCCTGGCGCTGGAGCGCATCACGGGCCGGACGATGCCCGTGCTGATGCAGGAGCGGATCTTCGGGCCCCTGAAGCTCCGCAACACGCGCGACCCCGGCGGTACGCCCGCGATCGCGCCGCCGGTGCTGCACGCCTTCTCGTCGGAACGGCGCCAGAGCCTCGGCATCCCGGCGGGGACGCGCTTCTACGAGGAGTCGACCTACTGGAACCCGTCGTGGACGATCACCCGCGGCGCGGTGCAGTTCACCACCATCCACGACATGGCCACCTCCGCCGAGGCGATCGGAACGGGACGGCTGCTGTCGCCGCAGAGCCACAGGCTGCAGATCGCTCCGACGCTGCGGGGCTTCGGCCGGCCGATCGAGGGCTGTGCGACCTGCACCACCCTCAACGACTTCTACACCTATGGCATCGGGATCGTCCTCTCGGGCCCCTGGCTGCTGCAGAACCCGCTGTTCTCCGGGCAGGCCGGGGTGATGGCCTATCTGCCCTCACGGAAGATCGCGGTGGCGGTGGCGGTCACCTTCGACGAAGCGGCCTTTGATGCCAGCGGTGGTTACTGCAATGCCGCCGATGACATCTTCCGCGCGATCGGCGCCCATCTGGCGCCGCAGGACGCCCCGCCCGTCAGGGCCCCTGCCAGAGAAAGGTGTTGA